The following proteins are encoded in a genomic region of Fusarium oxysporum f. sp. lycopersici 4287 chromosome 1, whole genome shotgun sequence:
- a CDS encoding ATP phosphoribosyltransferase: MDLVNSLEGRLLFAVPKKGRLNAATLNLLEGADVQFRRENRLDIALVKNLPIALIFLPAADIPTFVGEGRCDLGITGWDQVQEHDASVRAYNHLRRSSVDLSSSDDKVAGSDMVMELGFGSCKLQVQVPEKGQYKTPEDLIGKTIGTSFVNLAADYFLKLEQGENAQGELSPRKMRTKIVELSGSVEAACALGVAEGIVDLVESGETMRAAGLKAIDTVVDSTAVLIKSKSPSNPELIDLITSRIRGVITAKSYVLCQYNVERSRLAEATKVTPGKRSATVTTLDEEGWVAVSSMVEKKKIALVMDDLTRIGAQDILVLDIHNAR; the protein is encoded by the exons ATGGATCTCGTCAACAG TCTCGAAGGCCGTCTTCTTTTTGCCGTACCCAAGA AGGGTCGTCTCAATGCTGCCACACTGAACCTCCTCGAGGGCGCCGACGTCCAATTCCGTCGTGAGAACCGTCTCGATATCGCTCTCGTCAAGAATCTCCCTATTGCCCTGATCTTCCTCCCTGCCGCCGACATTCCCACGTTCGTTGGCGAGGGTCGCTGCGACCTCGGTATCACCGGATGGGACCAAGTCCAGGAGCATGATGCCTCAGTCCGTGCCTACAACCACTTGCGACGTAGCTCTGTTGATCTATCGTCATCCGACGATAAGGTTGCTGGCTCTGATATGGTTATGGAATTGGGCTTCGGCAGCTGCAAGCTTCAGGTCCAGGTCCCCGAGAAGGGCCAGTATAAGACCCCCGAGGATCTCATTGGAAAGACAATTGGGACGAGCTTCGTCAACCTTGCTGCCGACTATTTCCTGAAGCTTGAGCAGGGCGAGAATGCACAGGGAGAGCTTTCGCCTCGCAAGATGCGCACCAAGATTGTTGAGTTGAGTGGAAGTGTCGAGGCAGCATgtgctcttggtgttgctgaGGGCATTGTCGACCTTGTTG AATCTGGAGAGACCATGCGAGCTGCTGGgctcaaggccattgacACTGTTGTCGACTCTACCGCCGTGCTCATCAAGTCAAAATCGCCTTCCAACCCTGAGCTCATCGACCTCATCACCTCGCGTATCCGTGGTGTTATCACCGCCAAGAGCTACGTCCTGTGCCAATACAATGTCGAGCGAAGCCGTTTGGCTGAGGCAACCAAGGTTACTCCTGGGAAGCGCTCAGCGACAGTTACCACTCTGGACGAGGAGGGCTGGGTTGCAGTCAGCTCtatggtcgagaagaagaagattgctCTGGTTATGGACGATTTGACCCGAATTGGCGCTCAGGACATTCTTGTCCTCGACATTCACAATGCGCGCTGA
- a CDS encoding hypothetical protein (At least one base has a quality score < 10): MNSAYHSPDMSQRIPGPAYSSSAPPPPIHTYQQHQHPPPPLPPPSQHHHSSHPPLPPPPSAPHPHHQHPPPPPPSHSLSSHQHHSQPPHHQSQLPPYAPAPYQQPQPSQYPRPHPHQQHAPSPSQHDEPPPPPPFSGPSPTDHQKDSEYVPPSYSKIEEGSGWKYSLDVKQQPVRARMCGFGDKDRRPITPPPCVRLVIINTETGKEVDYNSLDHAMFVLSVDLWNHDGTKEVNLVRSSTGTGAMASSSTYTYSSLEPGTPSYQQQSLPPSRESGYGQSQGLNYGQDYPPPVQQSYGQAPSYPPSSSYGPPQQYYPRHSGYSAEPSAPPPGAPFRNGYGQDQNALTRMAVVGGQPQGMFTRNLIGSLAASAFRLEDTEGQSGIWFVLQDLSVRTEGTFRLRFSFVNVGRPGGQGTNVNQGRAPILSSCYSESFHVYSAKKFPGVCESTPLSKKFANQGIKIPIRKDANIKGEGDEEMYDQN; this comes from the exons ATGAATTCTGCCTATCACTCGCCCGACATGTCGCAGCGAATCCCAGGCCCTGCCTATTCTTCCAGcgcaccaccaccaccaattCATACctaccaacaacaccagcatcctcctccgcctctACCGCCTCCGAGTCAACATCACCACTCGTCTCACCCTCCTCTACCTCCTCCGCCGTCAGCTCCAcatcctcaccaccaacatccaccgccgccgccacctTCCCACTCGCTATCttcgcatcaacatcatagCCAACCACCCCACCACCAGTCTCAACTCCCACCATATGCACCAGCtccatatcaacagcctcagccGAGTCAATACCCTCGGCCCCATCCGCACCAGCAACACGCCCCTTCTCCTTCGCAACATGATgaacctcctcctcccccgCCTTTCTCAGGACCATCCCCTACCGACCATCAGAAAGATTCCGAATACGTTCCCCCATCTTACTCCAAGATTGAAGAAGGATCAGGCTGGAAGTACAG TCTCGATGTGAAGCAACAACCCGTGCGTGCGCGCATGTGTGGATTTGGCGATAAG GATCGTCGCCCAATCACGCCGCCGCCGTGTGTTCGTCTTGTCATAATAAATACTGAGACGGGTAAGGAGGTTGACTACAA TAGCCTGGACCACGCCATGTTTGTGTTGTCGGTCGATCTGTGGAATCATGACGGTACCAAAGAAGTGAATCTGGTACGGTCGTCGACTGGGACCGGCGCTATGGCATCCTCAAGTACCTACACTTATTCGTCCTTAGAGCCAGGGACCCCTTCGTACCAGCAACAATCTCTGCCCCCGAGCCGCGAGTCTGGATATGGGCAATCGCAAGGGCTGAACTATGGGCAGGATTACCCCCCACCGGTGCAGCAAAGCTACGGGCAAG CACCGTCGTACCCGCCGAGCAGTTCCTACGGTCCGCCCCAACAATACTACCCGCGACATAGCGGTTACAGTGCCGAACCTTCCGCTCCTCCGCCAGGCGCCCCTTTCCGTAATGGATATGGACAGGATCAAAATGCGCTTACTCGGATGGCAGTGGTTGGGGGGCAACCCCAAGGGATGTTTACGAGAAACTTGATTGGCAGTTTGGCCGCAAGCGCATTCCGTCTCGAGGACACTGAAGGACAATCAGGTATCTGGTTTGTCCTCCAAGACCTCAGCGTCCGTACTGAAGGAACCTTTCG ATTAAGGTTCTCCTTCGTCAACGTTGGACGCCCCGGAGGGCAGGGAACCAACGTAAACCAAGGCCGAGCGCCAATCCTGTCGTCGTGCTACAGCGAGAGTTTCCACGTGTACTCGGCCAAGAAGTTCCCCGGCGTGTGCGAAAGTACACCATTGAGCAAGAAATTTGCGAACCAAGGCATCAAGATCCCGATCCGTAAGGacgccaacatcaagggcgaaggtgatgaagagatgTACGATCAGAACTGA
- a CDS encoding hypothetical protein (At least one base has a quality score < 10) — protein sequence MNSAYHSPDMSQRIPGPAYSSSAPPPPIHTYQQHQHPPPPLPPPSQHHHSSHPPLPPPPSAPHPHHQHPPPPPPSHSLSSHQHHSQPPHHQSQLPPYAPAPYQQPQPSQYPRPHPHQQHAPSPSQHDEPPPPPPFSGPSPTDHQKDSEYVPPSYSKIEEGSGWKYSLDVKQQPVRARMCGFGDKDRRPITPPPCVRLVIINTETGKEVDYNSLDHAMFVLSVDLWNHDGTKEVNLVRSSTGTGAMASSSTYTYSSLEPGTPSYQQQSLPPSRESGYGQSQGLNYGQDYPPPVQQSYGQAPSYPPSSSYGPPQQYYPRHSGYSAEPSAPPPGAPFRNGYGQDQNALTRMAVVGGQPQGMFTRNLIGSLAASAFRLEDTEGQSGIWFVLQDLSVRTEGTFR from the exons ATGAATTCTGCCTATCACTCGCCCGACATGTCGCAGCGAATCCCAGGCCCTGCCTATTCTTCCAGcgcaccaccaccaccaattCATACctaccaacaacaccagcatcctcctccgcctctACCGCCTCCGAGTCAACATCACCACTCGTCTCACCCTCCTCTACCTCCTCCGCCGTCAGCTCCAcatcctcaccaccaacatccaccgccgccgccacctTCCCACTCGCTATCttcgcatcaacatcatagCCAACCACCCCACCACCAGTCTCAACTCCCACCATATGCACCAGCtccatatcaacagcctcagccGAGTCAATACCCTCGGCCCCATCCGCACCAGCAACACGCCCCTTCTCCTTCGCAACATGATgaacctcctcctcccccgCCTTTCTCAGGACCATCCCCTACCGACCATCAGAAAGATTCCGAATACGTTCCCCCATCTTACTCCAAGATTGAAGAAGGATCAGGCTGGAAGTACAG TCTCGATGTGAAGCAACAACCCGTGCGTGCGCGCATGTGTGGATTTGGCGATAAG GATCGTCGCCCAATCACGCCGCCGCCGTGTGTTCGTCTTGTCATAATAAATACTGAGACGGGTAAGGAGGTTGACTACAA TAGCCTGGACCACGCCATGTTTGTGTTGTCGGTCGATCTGTGGAATCATGACGGTACCAAAGAAGTGAATCTGGTACGGTCGTCGACTGGGACCGGCGCTATGGCATCCTCAAGTACCTACACTTATTCGTCCTTAGAGCCAGGGACCCCTTCGTACCAGCAACAATCTCTGCCCCCGAGCCGCGAGTCTGGATATGGGCAATCGCAAGGGCTGAACTATGGGCAGGATTACCCCCCACCGGTGCAGCAAAGCTACGGGCAAG CACCGTCGTACCCGCCGAGCAGTTCCTACGGTCCGCCCCAACAATACTACCCGCGACATAGCGGTTACAGTGCCGAACCTTCCGCTCCTCCGCCAGGCGCCCCTTTCCGTAATGGATATGGACAGGATCAAAATGCGCTTACTCGGATGGCAGTGGTTGGGGGGCAACCCCAAGGGATGTTTACGAGAAACTTGATTGGCAGTTTGGCCGCAAGCGCATTCCGTCTCGAGGACACTGAAGGACAATCAGGTATCTGGTTTGTCCTCCAAGACCTCAGCGTCCGTACTGAAGGAACCTTTCGGTAA
- a CDS encoding uroporphyrinogen decarboxylase, translated as MSQDFAPLKNDLLLRAAWGQTVERPPMWVMRQAGRYLPEYHEAKGNRDFFECCRDPEVATEITLQPVRRFAGLIDAAIIFSDILVIPQAMGMTVEMVEKKGPHFPNPLQNPDDGQYGQVLAKNVDVAAELGYVYDAITLTRQKLEGQVPLIGFCGAPWTLFCYMVEGGGTKLFAQVKTWIYKYPEESKKLLAKIADICVDHLALQVKAGAQLVMVFDSWAGELGPSSYRQFSEPYLKQIAEKLPAKLQSLGLEKVPMTVFPRVLGTHSTLPATWVIMWLAWTGCMIPRRLSRFEATATLCSRAMLTQGYCMAPRRLSPRPWRRW; from the exons ATGTCGCAAGATTTCGCGCCTCTAAAGAATGACCTGTTGCTTCGCGCAGCATGGG GTCAGACCGTTGAACGCCCTCCTATGTGGGTGATGCGACAGG CCGGTCGCTACCTACCGGAGTATCACGAAGCCAAGGGTAACCGAGACTTCTTCGAATGCTGCCGCGACCCTGAAGTCGCAACCGAAATCACCCTCCAGCCTGTTCGCCGATTCGCAGGTCTCATCGATgccgccatcatcttctccgaCATTCTTGTCATTCCCCAGGCAATGGGTATGACCgttgagatggttgagaagaagggccCTCACTTCCCGAACCCGCTCCAGAACCCCGACGACGGACAGTACGGCCAGGTGCTCGCTAAGAACGTcgatgttgctgctgaaCTCGGCTACGTGTACGACGCTATCACACTAACACGCCAGAAGCTTGAGGGACAGGTGCCCTTGATTGGCTTCTGCGGCGCTCCCTGGACGCTGTTCTGCTACATGGTCGAGGGTGGTGGCACCAAGCTGTTTGCGCAGGTCAAGACATGGATCTACAAGTATCCTGAGGAGTCGAAGAAGCTTTTGGCCAAGATTGCCGATATCTGCGTGGATCATCTGGCACTTCAAGTCAAGGCTGGTGCTCAG CTAGTGATGGTCTTTGACTCCTGGGCAGGAGAGCTCggcccttcttcttaccGTCAATTCTCCGAGCCCTACTTGAAGCAAATCGCCGAGAAGCTTCCCGCCAAGCTCCAGAGCCTCGGCTTGGAGAAGGTTCCCATGACTGTGTTCCCAAGGGTGCTTGGTACGCACTCGACTCTGCCTGCAACCTGGGTTATAATGTGGTTGGCATGGACTGGTTGCATGATCCCAAGGAGGCTGTCAAGATTCGAGGCGACCGCAACATTGTGTTCCAGGGCAATGCTGACCCAGGGGTATTGTATGGCACCAAGGAGGCTATCACCAAGGCCGTGGAGGAGATGGTAG
- a CDS encoding uroporphyrinogen decarboxylase — protein sequence MWVMRQAGRYLPEYHEAKGNRDFFECCRDPEVATEITLQPVRRFAGLIDAAIIFSDILVIPQAMGMTVEMVEKKGPHFPNPLQNPDDGQYGQVLAKNVDVAAELGYVYDAITLTRQKLEGQVPLIGFCGAPWTLFCYMVEGGGTKLFAQVKTWIYKYPEESKKLLAKIADICVDHLALQVKAGAQLVMVFDSWAGELGPSSYRQFSEPYLKQIAEKLPAKLQSLGLEKVPMTVFPRVLGTHSTLPATWVIMWLAWTGCMIPRRLSRFEATATLCSRAMLTQGYCMAPRRLSPRPWRRW from the exons ATGTGGGTGATGCGACAGG CCGGTCGCTACCTACCGGAGTATCACGAAGCCAAGGGTAACCGAGACTTCTTCGAATGCTGCCGCGACCCTGAAGTCGCAACCGAAATCACCCTCCAGCCTGTTCGCCGATTCGCAGGTCTCATCGATgccgccatcatcttctccgaCATTCTTGTCATTCCCCAGGCAATGGGTATGACCgttgagatggttgagaagaagggccCTCACTTCCCGAACCCGCTCCAGAACCCCGACGACGGACAGTACGGCCAGGTGCTCGCTAAGAACGTcgatgttgctgctgaaCTCGGCTACGTGTACGACGCTATCACACTAACACGCCAGAAGCTTGAGGGACAGGTGCCCTTGATTGGCTTCTGCGGCGCTCCCTGGACGCTGTTCTGCTACATGGTCGAGGGTGGTGGCACCAAGCTGTTTGCGCAGGTCAAGACATGGATCTACAAGTATCCTGAGGAGTCGAAGAAGCTTTTGGCCAAGATTGCCGATATCTGCGTGGATCATCTGGCACTTCAAGTCAAGGCTGGTGCTCAG CTAGTGATGGTCTTTGACTCCTGGGCAGGAGAGCTCggcccttcttcttaccGTCAATTCTCCGAGCCCTACTTGAAGCAAATCGCCGAGAAGCTTCCCGCCAAGCTCCAGAGCCTCGGCTTGGAGAAGGTTCCCATGACTGTGTTCCCAAGGGTGCTTGGTACGCACTCGACTCTGCCTGCAACCTGGGTTATAATGTGGTTGGCATGGACTGGTTGCATGATCCCAAGGAGGCTGTCAAGATTCGAGGCGACCGCAACATTGTGTTCCAGGGCAATGCTGACCCAGGGGTATTGTATGGCACCAAGGAGGCTATCACCAAGGCCGTGGAGGAGATGGTAG